A genomic segment from Nicotiana tabacum cultivar K326 chromosome 9, ASM71507v2, whole genome shotgun sequence encodes:
- the LOC107783379 gene encoding uncharacterized protein C594.04c, which translates to MATHRNFKNALIAFVVPLPSIIFYLYFLHQNQDHSLCNLHPLLLANVVFFLNVNVLFWFIALLQSSHWLIGLYWMVIPIMLLHFYANHPTAQTQYNQWRSRIVMLLTWIWSIRLIHSYFRRENWQWGVRQDWRFTDLSHQYGKKWWWVSFFAIYLSQQVFQMGICLPLYVVHSQNKPWNIWDFIAIVICLSGITIAYHADTQLHNFISRNQKLKELGQPMVPILGKGLWCYSRHPNYFGEQLWWWGLALIAWNLGQGWTFLGALINSICLAYVTVLVERKMLSQTYRTEAYTLYQKTTSVLIPWFKSSSIGKDKKT; encoded by the exons ATGGCTACTCATAGGAATTTCAAGAATGCCTTGATTGCATTTGTTGTTCCCCTTCCCTCCATTATCTTCTACCTCTATTTCCTTCATCAAAATCAAGATCACTCATTGTGCAATCTCCATCCACTTTTACTGGCTAATGTAGTGTTTTTCCTTAATGTCAACGTCCTCTTCTGGTTCATTGCTCTTCTTCAATCAAGCCATTGG CTGATAGGTTTGTACTGGATGGTGATTCCAATAATGCTGTTACATTTCTATGCCAATCATCCCACGGCACAGACACAGTACAATCAATGGAGATCACGTATTGTGATGCTTTTGACATGGATTTGGAGTATTAGGCTGATTCACAGCTACTTCCGACGTGAAAATTGGCAATGGGGAGTCAGGCAAGACTGGAGATTCACAGACTTGAGCCACCAGTATGGCAAGAAATGGTGGTGGGTCTCTTTCTTTGCTATTTATCTCTCTCAGCAG GTTTTTCAGATGGGGATATGCCTGCCTCTATATGTTGTCCATTCGCAGAACAAGCCATGGAATATCTGGGATTTCATTGCCATAGTCATCTGCCTCTCCGGCATTACAATCGCCTATCATGCCGATACACAGCTCCACAATTTTATTAGCAGAAATCAGAAACTGAAAGAACTTGGCCAACCGATGGTTCCAATTCTTGGCAAAGGCCTCTGGTGCTACTCAAGACATCCTAATTATTTTGGAGAACAGTTATGGTGGTGGGGACTGGCCTTAATTGCATGGAATTTGGGTCAAGGTTGGACATTCCTTGGTGCACTCATAAATAGCATTTGCTTAGCATATGTCACTGTGCTTGTGGAGAGGAAAATGCTTAGCCAAACATACAGAACTGAAGCATATACGCTCTACCAAAAGACTACATCTGTGTTGATACCATGGTTCAAGTCTTCCTCAATTGGAAAAGATAAGAAAACTTGA